One window from the genome of bacterium encodes:
- a CDS encoding aminotransferase class III-fold pyridoxal phosphate-dependent enzyme — protein MMAKVSPASGARATGDLTREHVLIPWETQGGPAPRIIDHAQGCDLYTSDGTRILDFSSGLVNVNIGHSHPRVVEAIRAQAGRLTFVNPSFSTDVRARLAQMLARLSPGGALVKTFFTNGGAEANENAVKIARLYTGRHKVLTSYRGYHGATYGAITMSGDPRRWPAEPGVPGVVHFLTPYPYRSPFSVGPAQEGAAALAHLEHVLMYEGPENVAAILIETIVGGSGLIVPPDGYLEGLRKICDRHGILLIFDEVMAGFGRTGAWFACEHWNVVPDMLTFAKGVTSGYVPLGGVLVSAPVARYFDDHILWAGLTYSGHALACAAGCANLEVMEDEGLVERARRLEGALGDRLRRLADRHPVVGDVRGKGLFWGVELVKDRGTREPWAPFSRSGPSPMKAFLRGAFDRGVYLIGRYNIFLVAPPLVISEEQIEEGVQAIDGALAEAAG, from the coding sequence ATGATGGCGAAGGTCTCTCCGGCCTCCGGCGCGAGGGCGACCGGCGATCTCACCCGCGAGCATGTCCTGATCCCCTGGGAGACGCAGGGGGGTCCGGCGCCCCGGATTATCGATCACGCGCAGGGCTGCGATCTCTACACCTCCGATGGGACGCGGATCCTGGATTTTTCCTCGGGACTCGTCAACGTGAACATCGGTCACAGCCATCCCCGTGTCGTGGAGGCGATCCGGGCGCAGGCGGGGCGGCTGACGTTCGTGAACCCCAGTTTCTCGACGGACGTGCGCGCCCGCTTGGCGCAGATGCTGGCCCGCCTCTCGCCGGGTGGGGCACTGGTGAAGACGTTCTTCACCAACGGTGGCGCGGAGGCCAACGAGAACGCCGTCAAGATCGCCCGGCTCTACACCGGACGCCACAAGGTGCTCACGTCCTACCGCGGCTATCACGGAGCGACGTACGGGGCGATTACGATGAGCGGCGATCCGCGCCGCTGGCCCGCGGAGCCGGGGGTGCCCGGCGTGGTTCACTTCTTGACCCCGTACCCCTACCGCAGTCCGTTCTCGGTCGGGCCGGCACAAGAGGGCGCGGCGGCGCTGGCCCATCTCGAGCACGTGCTCATGTACGAAGGGCCGGAGAACGTGGCCGCGATTCTCATCGAGACGATCGTTGGCGGGAGCGGGCTGATCGTGCCCCCCGACGGATATCTTGAGGGGCTCCGGAAGATCTGCGACCGGCACGGGATCCTGCTGATCTTCGACGAGGTGATGGCCGGGTTCGGGCGGACCGGGGCGTGGTTCGCCTGCGAGCACTGGAACGTCGTGCCCGACATGCTCACCTTTGCCAAAGGGGTCACCTCGGGGTATGTGCCGCTGGGCGGCGTGCTGGTGTCCGCGCCGGTCGCCCGGTACTTCGACGACCACATCCTCTGGGCGGGGCTCACCTACTCCGGCCACGCCCTGGCCTGCGCCGCCGGCTGCGCGAACTTGGAGGTGATGGAGGACGAGGGGCTCGTCGAGCGGGCCCGGCGCCTGGAGGGCGCGCTGGGAGACCGGCTGCGCCGCCTGGCCGATCGCCACCCCGTGGTCGGCGATGTCCGCGGCAAAGGGCTCTTCTGGGGGGTCGAGCTGGTCAAGGACCGGGGGACGCGAGAGCCCTGGGCGCCGTTCAGCAGGAGCGGGCCGAGCCCGATGAAGGCATTTCTGCGGGGCGCGTTCGACCGTGGAGTCTATCTCATCGGACGGTACAACATCTTCCTGGTGGCGCCGCCGCTCGTGATCAGCGAAGAGCAGATCGAGGAGGGGGTACAGGCCATCGACGGGGCCCTGGCCGAGGCCGCCGGATGA
- a CDS encoding aminotransferase class III-fold pyridoxal phosphate-dependent enzyme, with the protein MSSTTQRHDQPLSEAAAAQILEDDRRYLLHSWSAQKSRRPMVIAGGRGAIFWDAGGKRYLDFASQLVNLNLGFGHPRVVSAIQAQAAELCYVAPEFASAPRSQLARAVAAVAPGDLQHVFFTTGGATANEAAIRMARLATGRQKVITRRRSYHGATAGALSVSGDPRRRGAEPGVWGTVVAEDPFCYRCPFGLRYPSCGIHCADHIGEIIEFEDPETVAAVIVETITGSNARIVPPPEYYPRLREICDRYGVLLICDEVMAGFGRTGRWFAIEHYNTVPDLMTLGKGITSGYVPLGAVVASDRVAAHFESNVLLTGATYSGHPLACAAGVATLAAYHDEGLIERARVLGDRLFARLNTMKERHPAVGDVRGRGLFACIELVSDRETREPLTPWTPRGGREAHPAVSGTLRAMRERGVYAYTKWNMLMLAPPFVITDEQLEEGLQVIDEALAVADRHVATA; encoded by the coding sequence ATGAGCTCCACGACTCAGCGCCACGATCAGCCGCTCTCGGAGGCGGCGGCGGCGCAAATCCTCGAAGACGACCGCCGGTATCTCCTCCATTCGTGGTCGGCGCAGAAGTCGCGCCGGCCCATGGTGATCGCCGGCGGCCGGGGCGCGATCTTCTGGGACGCCGGGGGGAAGCGCTACCTCGACTTCGCCTCGCAGCTCGTCAACCTGAACCTGGGGTTCGGCCACCCTCGGGTGGTGAGCGCAATCCAGGCCCAGGCCGCGGAACTGTGCTACGTGGCCCCCGAGTTCGCCAGCGCCCCGCGCAGCCAGCTGGCCCGTGCGGTCGCCGCGGTGGCGCCCGGCGATCTTCAGCACGTGTTCTTCACGACCGGTGGGGCGACGGCGAACGAGGCGGCGATCCGGATGGCGCGCCTGGCCACCGGCCGGCAGAAGGTCATCACCCGGCGCCGCAGTTACCACGGAGCGACGGCCGGGGCGCTGTCCGTCTCCGGCGACCCGCGGCGGCGGGGCGCGGAGCCGGGGGTTTGGGGAACGGTGGTGGCCGAGGACCCCTTCTGCTACCGGTGTCCCTTCGGTCTCCGCTACCCGTCCTGCGGGATCCACTGCGCGGACCACATCGGCGAGATCATTGAATTTGAAGATCCGGAGACCGTCGCCGCGGTGATCGTGGAGACGATCACCGGGAGCAACGCCCGCATCGTGCCGCCCCCCGAGTACTATCCCCGGCTGCGGGAGATCTGCGACCGGTACGGGGTGCTGCTGATCTGCGACGAGGTGATGGCGGGGTTCGGCCGGACCGGCCGGTGGTTCGCGATCGAGCACTACAACACCGTGCCCGATCTCATGACCCTCGGCAAGGGGATCACGTCCGGGTACGTCCCTCTTGGAGCGGTTGTGGCGTCGGACCGGGTGGCGGCCCACTTCGAATCGAACGTCCTGCTGACCGGCGCCACCTACAGCGGTCACCCCCTGGCCTGCGCCGCCGGGGTGGCCACGCTGGCCGCCTATCACGACGAAGGGCTGATCGAGCGCGCCCGGGTGTTGGGGGACCGCCTGTTTGCCCGGCTCAACACCATGAAGGAGCGCCACCCCGCCGTCGGCGACGTCCGGGGGCGGGGGCTGTTCGCGTGCATCGAACTGGTGAGCGACCGCGAAACCCGCGAGCCGTTGACCCCCTGGACCCCCCGCGGAGGCCGAGAGGCCCACCCCGCGGTCTCCGGCACGCTTCGTGCGATGCGCGAGCGCGGCGTCTACGCGTACACGAAGTGGAATATGCTGATGCTCGCGCCGCCCTTCGTCATCACCGACGAGCAGCTTGAGGAGGGATTGCAGGTCATTGACGAGGCGCTTGCCGTCGCCGACCGGCACGTGGCCACGGCTTGA
- a CDS encoding aldehyde dehydrogenase family protein, which produces MRTSILEGIPEGRVFIGGEWVGTAAGRSFPIVNPATGEGLGSVPLADAADVDRAVTAAAAAQPAWASAPGSERGRRLRALAAALREAREALARLDAINSGNVISGMRKDVDWAADSLEYFAGLIPELKGETLPTGPTAFSYTLREPFGVVGKINPFNHPIRFAAEKLAAPLAAGNTVVMKPPEQAPLSSLVLAGLLRDLFPPGVVNIVTGDGPTTGAALVRHPKVRRIALIGSVEAGRAVMQAASAELKTVTLELGGKNPIIVLPDVPVEDAVSAAATAMNFNRAGQSCSSTSRVFVHRSLHDAFVEGLRDRLAGLRIGLPESDDSEIGPLISREQQQRVLAYIEAGRREGARLVCGGGAPDAPDLRRGFFVRPTLFDAVRAKMRIAQEEIFGPVVAVLTWDDEEEMVRQVNGVIYGLSAAIYTRDYLAAHRLARRLEAGYIWVNFPGGHELGSPYGGIKQSGIGREECLDELLSYTQVKSIRMHLPPR; this is translated from the coding sequence GTGCGGACCTCCATCCTGGAAGGGATTCCCGAGGGCCGGGTGTTCATCGGCGGCGAGTGGGTCGGGACCGCGGCCGGTCGTTCGTTCCCGATCGTCAACCCCGCGACGGGGGAGGGGCTCGGCAGCGTGCCGCTGGCCGACGCCGCCGACGTCGATCGGGCGGTGACCGCGGCCGCGGCGGCGCAGCCCGCGTGGGCAAGCGCGCCGGGCTCGGAGCGAGGAAGGCGCCTGCGCGCTCTGGCGGCGGCGCTGCGCGAGGCGCGGGAGGCGCTGGCCCGCCTCGATGCGATCAACTCCGGAAACGTCATCTCGGGCATGCGGAAGGATGTCGACTGGGCGGCCGATTCCCTCGAGTACTTCGCCGGCCTGATCCCGGAGCTGAAGGGGGAGACCCTCCCCACCGGCCCAACCGCGTTTTCGTACACGCTGCGCGAGCCGTTCGGGGTGGTCGGGAAGATCAATCCCTTCAACCATCCGATTCGCTTCGCGGCCGAGAAGTTGGCCGCCCCGCTCGCCGCCGGCAACACCGTGGTGATGAAGCCCCCCGAGCAGGCCCCGCTCTCATCGTTGGTCCTGGCGGGTCTGCTGCGCGATCTCTTCCCCCCCGGCGTGGTCAACATCGTCACGGGGGACGGACCGACGACGGGGGCGGCGTTGGTCCGGCACCCGAAGGTCCGGCGCATCGCGCTGATCGGGTCCGTCGAGGCCGGGCGGGCGGTGATGCAGGCGGCGAGTGCGGAACTCAAGACCGTGACGCTGGAGCTGGGCGGGAAGAATCCGATCATCGTGCTTCCCGACGTCCCCGTGGAGGATGCGGTCTCCGCCGCGGCCACGGCGATGAATTTCAATCGGGCGGGACAATCCTGCAGCAGCACCTCCCGGGTGTTTGTCCACCGCAGCCTCCACGACGCCTTTGTGGAGGGCCTGCGGGATCGGCTGGCCGGGCTGCGGATCGGGCTCCCGGAATCCGACGACAGCGAGATCGGCCCGCTCATCTCCCGCGAGCAGCAGCAGCGGGTGCTGGCCTACATCGAGGCGGGGCGGCGGGAAGGCGCCCGGCTGGTCTGCGGGGGCGGGGCGCCGGACGCCCCGGATCTGCGCCGGGGATTTTTCGTGCGACCGACGCTCTTCGACGCGGTGCGGGCGAAGATGCGGATTGCGCAGGAGGAGATCTTCGGCCCGGTGGTGGCGGTCCTGACCTGGGACGATGAGGAGGAGATGGTGCGCCAGGTGAACGGGGTCATCTACGGGCTGAGCGCGGCGATCTACACCCGCGACTACCTCGCGGCGCACCGGCTGGCCCGGCGGCTCGAGGCGGGATACATCTGGGTGAACTTTCCCGGCGGGCACGAGTTGGGGTCCCCCTACGGGGGGATCAAGCAGAGCGGGATCGGCCGTGAAGAGTGTTTGGACGAGTTGCTGAGCTACACTCAGGTGAAGAGCATCCGGATGCATTTGCCGCCCCGATAG
- a CDS encoding citryl-CoA lyase — MGSTPVAGGREPFHWRTGIAYKTKEKIVVRGYDLNELTGNISFAEMAYLVWRGELPPPAHGRMLDAVLVSMAEHAFSPSSAASRFVASGGVPLHVGVAGGMLAIGSLHGTADRPAELFKDAVDRMRRDHLSLEAAAQQVAGDARRDGRRLPGFHHPQHIQDPRTARLLALADQLGVSAQYIAMARAIEAATESFWGRRIYLNGPGAVGAVCLDMGFETELIKGVFLLSRTVSLVAHAHEEVQREKGWRGSTNASIVQPLDLELQRPEFYDGPPDRPLPPARRGKP, encoded by the coding sequence ATGGGGTCCACGCCAGTCGCGGGAGGCCGGGAGCCGTTCCACTGGCGGACGGGGATTGCCTACAAGACCAAAGAGAAGATCGTCGTCCGCGGGTACGATCTGAACGAGCTCACCGGCAATATCAGCTTTGCCGAGATGGCCTACCTGGTGTGGCGTGGGGAGCTGCCTCCTCCCGCCCACGGCCGGATGCTCGATGCCGTCTTGGTCAGCATGGCCGAGCACGCCTTCTCGCCTTCGTCGGCGGCGTCCCGGTTCGTGGCGTCGGGGGGCGTCCCGCTGCACGTCGGGGTCGCGGGGGGGATGCTGGCGATCGGCTCGCTTCACGGCACGGCGGACCGCCCGGCCGAACTCTTCAAGGACGCGGTCGACCGGATGCGGCGGGATCATCTCAGCCTGGAGGCGGCGGCGCAGCAGGTGGCGGGCGACGCCCGCCGCGACGGGCGCCGGCTGCCGGGGTTTCACCATCCCCAGCACATTCAGGACCCACGCACCGCACGACTGCTGGCGCTCGCCGACCAGCTGGGGGTGTCGGCGCAGTATATCGCGATGGCCCGGGCCATCGAGGCGGCGACGGAATCCTTTTGGGGGCGCCGGATCTACCTCAACGGGCCGGGCGCGGTGGGCGCGGTCTGCCTGGACATGGGATTTGAGACCGAGCTGATCAAGGGGGTCTTCTTGCTCTCGCGGACGGTCTCGCTCGTGGCGCATGCCCACGAGGAGGTCCAGCGGGAAAAGGGATGGCGGGGGTCGACGAACGCATCGATCGTCCAGCCGCTGGATCTGGAGCTGCAGCGGCCGGAGTTCTACGACGGCCCGCCGGATCGCCCTCTGCCCCCCGCCCGCCGGGGGAAGCCGTAG
- a CDS encoding CoA-transferase, whose translation MPAFPGAQRAGYSRQELMVIEAARHVREGEIIFVGTGLPLLATTLALRTHAPNLVCVIESGVIAPLVHPTPISVSDPKVMHRAVRLGSLRDVLGCLLQRGLIDVGFIGGAQIDRYGNINSTQIGPPGALHRRLPGSGGGNDMASHCRRLLIMTHHERRRFPERCDYITSPGFLDGPGGRRRAGLSPEFGVSVVTDLAVMENDPVTCVLRIVKLMPGVTVESVRAETGFRPDVSPDVGEVAPPEAEDLRVLREEVDPDRVYLKQEEPASGPRR comes from the coding sequence ATGCCCGCATTCCCCGGCGCCCAGCGCGCCGGCTACTCCCGGCAAGAGCTGATGGTCATCGAGGCGGCGCGCCACGTCCGCGAGGGCGAGATCATCTTCGTGGGCACCGGATTGCCGCTGCTGGCGACGACGCTGGCGCTGCGGACGCACGCCCCCAACTTGGTCTGCGTCATCGAGAGCGGCGTGATCGCGCCGCTGGTCCACCCGACCCCGATCTCGGTCTCCGACCCGAAGGTGATGCACCGGGCGGTTAGGTTGGGGTCGCTGCGCGACGTTTTGGGATGCCTGCTGCAGCGCGGGCTCATCGACGTCGGGTTCATCGGCGGCGCACAGATCGACCGGTACGGGAACATCAACTCCACGCAAATCGGCCCCCCGGGGGCGCTGCATCGGCGGTTGCCCGGGAGCGGCGGCGGGAACGATATGGCCTCGCACTGCCGCCGCCTGCTGATCATGACGCACCACGAGCGCCGGCGCTTCCCCGAGCGCTGCGACTACATCACCAGCCCCGGGTTTCTGGATGGCCCGGGGGGGCGGCGGCGGGCCGGGCTGAGCCCGGAGTTCGGCGTCAGCGTCGTCACCGATCTCGCGGTGATGGAGAACGATCCCGTCACCTGCGTGCTGCGGATCGTGAAGCTCATGCCGGGCGTCACGGTGGAGTCGGTGCGGGCGGAGACGGGGTTTCGGCCCGATGTGTCGCCGGACGTGGGGGAAGTCGCCCCGCCCGAGGCAGAGGATCTCCGCGTGCTCAGGGAAGAGGTGGATCCGGATCGGGTCTACCTGAAACAAGAAGAGCCGGCGTCCGGTCCGAGGAGGTAG
- a CDS encoding CoA-transferase, which translates to MAGHGTRHADKVMAASEAVARFVRPGAVLGMGGQNIGRCPMALTHEIIRQRIGGLTVVGCNLSIAMDQLVGAGLVRRCECGSGNLERFGTTFCWRRGIEAGSLEIEDYSHLAMVTRFLAGEMGVPFMPTRSLLGSSLLPLPSAPSPRARPGKALVIDNPWSPGEPVVLVPALRPDVSIVHVQRADRMGNLVIEGFSTHEPEMVRASTHVIASCEELVSTEEIRAHPEQTTVPFLHVSAVVVQPFGAYPTSTYRYYDYDAAQVAAYQAAARAGVEAVTEYLQASVWGRGGFDDHLAHAAGREKLETLRQTMLAMV; encoded by the coding sequence ATGGCCGGTCACGGGACACGACACGCCGACAAGGTCATGGCCGCGTCGGAAGCGGTCGCCCGGTTCGTCCGCCCGGGGGCCGTCCTGGGGATGGGCGGGCAGAATATCGGCCGCTGCCCCATGGCGCTCACCCACGAGATCATTCGCCAGCGCATCGGCGGCCTGACCGTGGTCGGGTGTAACCTCTCCATCGCCATGGACCAACTCGTCGGCGCGGGTCTGGTCAGGCGATGCGAGTGCGGCTCCGGAAACCTGGAGCGGTTCGGGACGACGTTCTGCTGGAGGCGGGGGATCGAGGCCGGGTCCCTCGAGATCGAGGATTACAGTCACCTGGCGATGGTGACGCGGTTTTTGGCCGGCGAGATGGGGGTCCCCTTCATGCCGACGCGAAGCCTCCTCGGCTCTTCCCTGCTGCCGCTTCCCTCGGCTCCCTCGCCGCGGGCACGCCCCGGCAAAGCCCTCGTCATCGACAACCCGTGGTCCCCGGGGGAGCCGGTCGTGCTGGTCCCCGCCCTCCGCCCGGACGTGAGCATTGTGCACGTGCAGCGGGCCGATCGGATGGGGAACCTCGTGATCGAAGGTTTTTCAACCCATGAGCCCGAGATGGTGCGGGCGTCGACGCACGTGATCGCCAGCTGCGAGGAGCTCGTGTCGACCGAGGAAATTCGCGCACACCCCGAGCAGACCACCGTGCCGTTCCTCCATGTCAGCGCCGTGGTGGTCCAGCCGTTCGGCGCCTACCCGACGTCGACGTACCGGTACTATGATTACGACGCCGCGCAGGTTGCGGCGTACCAGGCGGCGGCCCGCGCCGGCGTCGAGGCGGTGACCGAGTACCTGCAGGCGTCCGTCTGGGGACGCGGCGGGTTCGATGACCATCTCGCGCACGCGGCCGGGCGCGAGAAACTGGAGACGTTGAGGCAGACCATGCTGGCGATGGTCTAG
- a CDS encoding LysR family transcriptional regulator, with protein sequence MGAAGRGRKKPQRDRMPLAPLQTFHLAARLQSFSAAARQLGLSQPAVTQQIRRLERSLGLRLFDRVGRRIAVTDAGQALDTYALRIFDLLDAARGAMDNLAGLRTGHLEVGASRTAGAYYVSHLLDRFKQRYPGVRVSLSIGNSETILGELIDFSLHIGLVAGPCDSPHLASLPLIRDRLLVVLPPHHRLGHRSAISVRDLRGEPMIMREPGSATRRLIEHAFRSRGLEVIPAMELESNEAIKSAIADDIGVGILVRAAVAQDLETGRLVARPLQEPLYLDFSLVYHRDRTVAPVVAAFLALLPRSSRPPLAHDPHAVVRPAGGRVRARGH encoded by the coding sequence ATGGGAGCCGCAGGCCGTGGACGGAAGAAACCCCAGCGCGATCGGATGCCGCTCGCCCCGCTGCAGACGTTCCATCTCGCCGCCCGCCTCCAAAGCTTCAGCGCCGCCGCCCGCCAACTCGGCCTCAGCCAGCCCGCCGTGACGCAGCAGATCCGCCGGTTGGAGCGCAGCCTCGGCCTGCGGCTCTTCGACCGCGTCGGCCGACGGATCGCGGTGACGGACGCGGGGCAGGCGCTCGACACGTACGCGCTGCGGATCTTCGACCTCCTCGACGCCGCCCGTGGGGCGATGGACAACCTGGCGGGGCTGCGGACGGGCCACCTGGAGGTCGGGGCGAGCCGGACGGCGGGCGCCTACTACGTTTCCCACCTGCTCGACCGGTTCAAGCAGCGCTATCCGGGGGTGCGGGTCAGCCTCTCCATCGGCAACTCGGAGACGATCCTGGGCGAACTGATCGACTTCAGCCTGCACATCGGGCTCGTGGCCGGGCCGTGCGACAGCCCCCACCTCGCCTCACTCCCGCTGATCCGCGACCGCCTGCTCGTCGTCCTCCCACCCCACCACCGCCTCGGCCATCGGTCGGCGATTTCGGTGCGGGACCTGCGTGGAGAACCAATGATCATGCGCGAGCCCGGATCGGCAACCCGCCGTCTCATTGAACACGCCTTCCGGTCCAGGGGCTTGGAGGTGATCCCGGCGATGGAGCTGGAGAGCAACGAAGCCATCAAGAGCGCGATCGCCGACGACATCGGCGTCGGCATCCTCGTTCGCGCCGCGGTGGCGCAGGATCTGGAAACGGGACGGCTTGTGGCCCGGCCCCTGCAGGAGCCGCTGTACCTCGATTTTTCGCTCGTCTATCACCGCGACCGGACGGTCGCGCCGGTGGTGGCCGCGTTCCTGGCGCTGCTGCCGAGGAGTTCTCGACCGCCGCTGGCGCACGATCCCCACGCCGTCGTCCGGCCCGCCGGGGGGAGGGTTCGCGCCCGGGGCCATTGA
- a CDS encoding glutamine synthetase family protein, producing the protein MTEQAHGRLTLEVLRHLVATGEIDTVVAAMVDMQGRLVGKRVTGRFFADEVAGDGAHACSYLLAVDVDMEPHPGYALTSWATGYHDLWLRPDLSTLRRLPWLERTALVLCDVCDESGRPVPESPRQILQGQVERARERGYAAMVASELEFYIFRDTYEQARRKHYHDLDPYGQYIEDYHILQGTKEEWLVRQIRNGLEGAGVPVEYSKGEWGPGQHEINLRYTTPVEMADRHTIYKHAAKEIAALNQVSVTFMAKWRADLAGSSFHLHSSLWDRDGQRPLFFEQGATPLGMSPTFRRYLGGQLAGARQLAYLFAPYVNSYKRYVAGTFAPIMVVWSHDNRTCGFRVVGEGRSLRVENRIPGADANPYLAFAATIAAGLWGIERNVEPPAMFRGDAYKAEDAPRVPGTLREAVGEFERSEIARWAFGDRVVEHYLHTARLEQQVFDRAVTCWELHRNFERT; encoded by the coding sequence ATGACCGAGCAGGCGCACGGCCGGCTGACCCTGGAGGTGCTCCGCCACCTCGTCGCCACCGGAGAGATCGACACGGTCGTGGCGGCGATGGTGGATATGCAGGGCCGGTTGGTGGGGAAGCGCGTCACCGGTCGGTTCTTCGCCGACGAGGTGGCGGGGGACGGCGCGCACGCTTGCAGCTACCTGCTCGCCGTCGACGTCGACATGGAACCCCACCCCGGCTACGCGCTGACCAGCTGGGCGACCGGGTACCACGATCTCTGGCTGCGCCCGGACCTCTCGACCCTGCGCCGCCTCCCGTGGCTCGAGCGCACGGCGCTCGTCCTCTGCGACGTCTGCGACGAGTCCGGCCGGCCGGTCCCGGAGTCGCCCCGTCAGATCCTTCAGGGCCAGGTGGAACGCGCGCGCGAACGCGGGTACGCGGCGATGGTCGCCTCCGAGCTGGAGTTCTACATCTTCCGCGACACCTACGAGCAGGCCCGGCGGAAGCACTATCACGATCTCGACCCGTACGGGCAGTACATCGAGGACTACCACATCCTCCAGGGCACCAAAGAGGAATGGCTGGTACGCCAGATCCGGAACGGCCTCGAGGGCGCCGGCGTCCCGGTCGAGTACAGCAAGGGCGAGTGGGGCCCCGGGCAGCACGAGATCAACCTCCGCTACACGACCCCCGTGGAGATGGCCGATCGCCACACGATCTACAAGCACGCCGCCAAGGAAATCGCCGCGCTGAACCAAGTCTCGGTCACGTTCATGGCCAAGTGGCGCGCCGATCTCGCGGGGTCCTCGTTTCACCTCCACAGCAGCCTGTGGGACCGGGACGGCCAGCGTCCGCTGTTCTTCGAACAAGGGGCGACGCCGCTCGGGATGTCACCGACGTTCCGCCGCTACCTGGGAGGGCAGCTGGCGGGAGCCCGCCAGCTCGCGTATCTCTTCGCCCCCTACGTCAACTCGTACAAACGCTACGTGGCGGGGACGTTCGCTCCGATCATGGTGGTGTGGAGCCACGACAACCGAACCTGCGGGTTCCGCGTGGTGGGGGAAGGCAGGAGCCTGCGCGTGGAGAATCGCATCCCCGGCGCCGACGCGAATCCGTACCTCGCATTCGCCGCGACGATCGCCGCCGGCCTCTGGGGGATCGAGCGGAATGTGGAGCCCCCGGCGATGTTCAGGGGGGATGCGTACAAGGCCGAGGACGCGCCCCGGGTCCCGGGGACGCTGCGCGAGGCGGTCGGCGAATTTGAGCGCAGCGAGATTGCGCGATGGGCGTTTGGAGACCGCGTCGTCGAGCACTACCTGCACACCGCCCGGCTGGAGCAGCAGGTGTTCGATCGCGCGGTCACCTGTTGGGAACTGCACCGCAACTTCGAGCGCACCTAG
- a CDS encoding glucose 1-dehydrogenase, with translation MRLRDKVVLITGGASGMGRLAALTFAREGARVAAVDVSAEAGRDVTTEIARGGGEAHFIQADVGREQQVRAAVRETVDRFGRLNVLYNNAGIFPEKDGSVVDIDEAVWDQVMTVNLKGIYLCCKHGIPELIRAGGGAIINVASFVALVGCTVPQDAYTASKGGVIALTKSLAVQFGPKGIRANAIAPGPIETPLLMSWLLNNPAAKKLRLDRIPMGRFGRPEDIVQMALYLASDESTWVNGSVMVVDGGITSNYF, from the coding sequence ATGAGACTCCGAGACAAAGTCGTGCTGATCACGGGGGGGGCGAGCGGTATGGGCCGCCTGGCTGCGCTGACTTTTGCGCGGGAGGGGGCCCGGGTCGCCGCGGTCGATGTCTCCGCGGAGGCCGGCAGGGACGTGACGACCGAGATCGCCCGGGGAGGCGGAGAGGCACACTTCATTCAAGCGGACGTCGGCCGGGAGCAGCAGGTCCGCGCCGCCGTGCGCGAAACGGTGGATCGGTTCGGCCGCCTCAACGTCCTGTACAACAACGCCGGGATCTTCCCGGAAAAGGACGGGTCGGTCGTCGACATCGACGAAGCGGTGTGGGACCAGGTGATGACGGTGAACCTCAAGGGGATCTATCTCTGTTGCAAGCACGGGATCCCCGAACTCATCCGCGCCGGGGGCGGGGCGATCATCAACGTCGCCTCGTTCGTCGCGCTCGTGGGGTGCACGGTCCCCCAGGACGCCTACACCGCGAGCAAAGGGGGAGTGATCGCCCTCACCAAGTCCCTGGCCGTGCAGTTCGGGCCCAAGGGCATCCGCGCCAACGCGATCGCCCCCGGCCCGATCGAAACGCCGCTGCTGATGTCGTGGCTCCTCAACAACCCGGCGGCGAAGAAACTGCGGCTGGACCGGATTCCGATGGGCCGGTTTGGTCGGCCGGAAGACATCGTGCAGATGGCCCTGTACCTGGCGTCCGACGAGTCCACCTGGGTGAACGGCAGCGTGATGGTCGTCGACGGCGGAATCACCTCCAATTACTTTTGA
- a CDS encoding arsinothricin resistance N-acetyltransferase ArsN1 family A — translation MRARTASRGDTAAIAAIYNEGIEDRVATFETRIRSAEDIGAWFDGVHPIVVVEQDDRVIAFASTSSYRPRECYGGIAEFSVYVARAGRGRGAGRLAMQALIDEAERAGFWKLVSRVFTENLPSLRLLRSLGFREVGTYQKHARLDGVWRDVVIVERLIPKNLV, via the coding sequence ATGCGCGCACGAACCGCGTCACGCGGCGACACCGCAGCCATCGCCGCGATCTACAACGAAGGGATCGAGGACCGCGTCGCGACCTTCGAGACCCGCATCCGATCCGCGGAGGACATCGGCGCCTGGTTCGACGGAGTCCATCCCATCGTCGTCGTCGAGCAGGACGACCGGGTCATCGCGTTCGCGTCGACGTCCAGCTACCGGCCGCGGGAGTGCTACGGCGGCATCGCCGAATTCTCCGTGTACGTGGCTCGAGCGGGCCGAGGCCGCGGGGCGGGCCGGCTGGCGATGCAGGCGCTGATCGACGAGGCGGAGCGGGCCGGGTTTTGGAAGCTGGTCTCTCGGGTGTTCACGGAGAATCTCCCCAGCCTGCGGCTCCTCCGCTCGTTGGGGTTTCGAGAGGTGGGCACCTACCAGAAGCACGCCCGCCTGGATGGCGTCTGGCGGGATGTGGTGATCGTGGAACGGCTGATCCCGAAGAACCTGGTCTAG